A region of the Leishmania panamensis strain MHOM/PA/94/PSC-1 chromosome 21 sequence genome:
CGCGGATGCCCCGTCCCGGGGAAAAAGCTTTCTCCGAACTTGTGCAGTGACAGTGTAAAGATGCGATCGCTCCTGCAGAAGGCCTCATCcacgccgtcgccgtggTGCATGTCGATGTCAATGTACAGCACCCGGTCATGGCACTTCAGAAGCTCGAGAATGCCGAGCACAATGTCGTTCACGTAGCAGAACCCGGAGCACTCACCGCACTTTGAGTGATGCATCCCACCACCCCAGTGCACCGCCACATCGACCTGGCCGCtgttcagcagcaccgcccccATCAACGTCCCGCTGGCTGTAGCAATGGAGTGCTCCATCAGCCCCTCGACCGGAGGACAATCTCCAGAGAAGAACACTTTCGACGTCTCCGCATTCCACAgccagctgcggcagctaTGCACCCCGAGGTTCGCCAGGTAGGTATCGGTATGGTATGCCATCAGCTCCTCTACCTTCACCAGAGGCGGCACAACAGTGCGGCAGTGAGCATCGATCTTGAGCTTCCGCACTATCTCCATCGCCGCAAGCACCCGATACGGCTTCATCGCATGCTGCGGCACAAAGGCAGAAATGTTCATGTCGGAGGCGTAGGCGGAGGTGTCGATCAACGCCACGCGGCCGCGGCTTTCGCTATTCAAAAGTGATGCCTCGGCACCATCCTTGTGCAAGGCGTGCATGGGGGTGTCCCTCCCcagccacccccccctccacaccccTCGTACCCGTTAagacggaaaaaaaaaagcgaacgCCGACCCTCTTCTCAAtgatggagaagggggagagggaggatgaggcaaacaaacagaaaggcagagcccctccccctcctttggCACGAGACCCGGAGGCGTCAGCTCCTGTACGGTGCCATACACAGCCTTCGGAGAAAGAACGCAAGAGGGTGAGATTGTCCCTCCCTCTACAGCTGACTTGATGGCTCACGTCCCCCAGAGTGGGAGAAGATTGAGAGgcgaaagaaagggagatAGAAGTGCattgacagcagcagcagcagcacctccacacacacgctggcgTCAATATAGAAACAAGCCGCACGGCCCTGCCTTTCCCACATAAgtgcacagagaagaggctACACTCTTGTTAACATAAGTCTCTCACATCGTACTAGACACGGCGATAACTACGCTGTCCCATCATTACGCAACGGTGGAAGAAAGAAGTCCTGGCGTGTTCATAGCGGCGCGATACGCAAGCGTTTGTAAGGCGAGGGACCATACAGGCCCCtcaccccactccctctc
Encoded here:
- a CDS encoding histone deacetylase, putative (TriTrypDB/GeneDB-style sysID: LpmP.21.0710): MHALHKDGAEASLLNSESRGRVALIDTSAYASDMNISAFVPQHAMKPYRVLAAMEIVRKLKIDAHCRTVVPPLVKVEELMAYHTDTYLANLGVHSCRSWLWNAETSKVFFSGDCPPVEGLMEHSIATASGTLMGAVLLNSGQVDVAVHWGGGMHHSKCGECSGFCYVNDIVLGILELLKCHDRVLYIDIDMHHGDGVDEAFCRSDRIFTLSLHKFGESFFPGTGHPRDVGYGRGRYYSMNLAVWDGITDFFYLGLFKHALHSIVRRYSPDVIVLQCGADSLAGDRLGLLNLSSFGHGQCVQAVRDLGIPMLALGGGGYTIRNVAKLWAYETSILTGHPLPLNTVLPVAEMPLSGWLFQDSPLLIVAQDRSNHVLPGLHCQRAYQMMMEQIDRHVPHIEPHPRLQKAAAATAVAGGEEKQEEDGTAAITGVRR